The Candidatus Methanomethylicota archaeon genomic interval TAACGTGTTTAGCCTCTTCAAGTTTTCTAAGAAGGCCTTGAGAAGATAATCTACTCATGGTTCTAGGGTGTACTGGAAAAACAATATGTATATTACTTAACTGAATGATAGCTCTAACTATGTTCTCTAGTTTAATTGGATCATCCACGTTTTCAGCCCGATGCACTGTTAATACTGCATATGTTTGTGGTTCGAGATTGATCTCTTTGAGAATACCACTTTTTAAAGCAAGCGGCATATGCTTTAGGAAAACATCGAACATCGTGTCCCCTGTTAGATATATTCTACCCAACACCATCTCCTTCTCAAGATTTTTAACGCATCTTTCAGACACTGCGAACAGAAGTGATGATATATGATCTACAACACGCCTATTTATCTCCTCAGGCATCGACATATCATAGCTTCTGGCTCCCGCCTCGACATGGGCTACTTTAATGCCAAGCTTCACCGGTGTTAACGCTCCAGCCAATGCGGAATTCGTATCACCTGGAACTATTACTAGATTAGGTTTAAGCTCTACAAGGTTTTTTTCAAGTCTCAGCATTATCTCCGCGGTCTGATACGCATGAGATCCAGAGCCAACATCTAAGTTAACGTAAGGGTCTGGGAGATTTAGCTCGCTGAAAAAAGTTTTGGATAGATTGTAGTCATAATGTTGGCCTGTATGTATAATTTTGATGTCTAAACTTTTTCTTCTAGCCTCGTAAATTATCGGAGCCGATTTTATTATCTGTGGTCTAGTACCGAGAACTAGTGTGATCATCATCTAATCCAAGATTTTATTAGCAGTGATCTCTGTGATCCGTCTAGTTATGTACGGAAATGCACGTACTCCTTGCATTTTGAACAAAGCGTTAAGGTATAACATGTTTCCACGGATTCTCGACATTAAATAGTTCTTTTGGCTTTCCATATAGGTATTAAATCTTGCAGCATATTCTCTGAAAATATTTTCTTCTGTTATCTCATACAAGAAGGATAGCTGCTGGACGTGTAGCATGTGATAGCTCATCGGCGCAAGAAGAGCTGGATTAAGCTGATAGAAAGACCAATATCCAGAATCGTACTTCTTGATATTCTTCTTCAATGTAAGGACCGCCTCTTCAAGAATGTTAAAAATTTTTGAATCTTCAGATACGCAGAATAGGTCGAATAAACCTGTTACAGCATATATAAAGCCATTTAAAATATGGGATGGAGGATTCGAAGGGGCTTCTTCAAGCCAGATTCCATCTTCGTCGACATAGGCAACGCCTCCATGTTTAATTTCCGTCATCAATGGTCTTGAGGTTTCATGAGCAACTTTAAGGAACACCTTATTTCCAGTAAGAATAAATGCTCGAACAAAACAAGAAACAGCAACTCCTCGTGTCATCGCACTTAACCATCCCTTTTTTAGATGATAAAAAGGGTGATCGAAGTTTAAGGGGAGGAGAAAACCAGTTCCAGTATGAATACCGTTATTGATTAGCCAACTTACAGCTTTTTCCCAAGCAGTAGCAGCACGCTGGCTCGAATCGGAAAGGTAAAGTTGCAGATTGCTTAGAGCAAAGAGAGCTACTGTAGTCGGATTATATACCATCTCTCCTGTTGCATAAAAATGAATTAGTGGAATTCCCTCTTTATCAAACAGCCTGAGATTTGCTGGGTAATCCCTTAGATCCTGATAGTACATTATATTGAAGAAGTTAGTATTTAACTTCATGCTTCTCTTGAGAATGTCAGAGAATTGTATGTTTCTATGAGTCGCTTTTCCATAATCTGCCAGTTAAATAACTCGTTTACAGCTTTAATACCATTCTCTCCAAGCTTCCTGCATAGCTCAGGAGAGGAGGCAAGTTTGATAATCGCTTCTCTAACCTTTGCCGTATCATTCGTATCCACGACTATACCACATCCACATTTCTTCACAATCCTTGCTTGATAGCACCCTTCAGGTACAAGAGCCGGTATTCCATACGCCATTGTCGTAAACAACTTCCCAGGAGAAGCTAAAATATGGTTAATGTCATCAGGTATGTAAAGAGATGGAAT includes:
- the wecB gene encoding UDP-N-acetylglucosamine 2-epimerase (non-hydrolyzing), which translates into the protein MITLVLGTRPQIIKSAPIIYEARRKSLDIKIIHTGQHYDYNLSKTFFSELNLPDPYVNLDVGSGSHAYQTAEIMLRLEKNLVELKPNLVIVPGDTNSALAGALTPVKLGIKVAHVEAGARSYDMSMPEEINRRVVDHISSLLFAVSERCVKNLEKEMVLGRIYLTGDTMFDVFLKHMPLALKSGILKEINLEPQTYAVLTVHRAENVDDPIKLENIVRAIIQLSNIHIVFPVHPRTMSRLSSQGLLRKLEEAKHVKLLKPLGYHDMLKLMSEAKLILTDSGGVQKEAFWLKVPCITLRENTEWMKTVEFGANFLVGCDINRIVSTAKMLINDDHVGDKIKKLPNPYGDGRAAEKIVEFLLEYLNQDCVV
- a CDS encoding D-glucuronyl C5-epimerase family protein is translated as MKLNTNFFNIMYYQDLRDYPANLRLFDKEGIPLIHFYATGEMVYNPTTVALFALSNLQLYLSDSSQRAATAWEKAVSWLINNGIHTGTGFLLPLNFDHPFYHLKKGWLSAMTRGVAVSCFVRAFILTGNKVFLKVAHETSRPLMTEIKHGGVAYVDEDGIWLEEAPSNPPSHILNGFIYAVTGLFDLFCVSEDSKIFNILEEAVLTLKKNIKKYDSGYWSFYQLNPALLAPMSYHMLHVQQLSFLYEITEENIFREYAARFNTYMESQKNYLMSRIRGNMLYLNALFKMQGVRAFPYITRRITEITANKILD